A single window of Plasmodium malariae genome assembly, chromosome: 8 DNA harbors:
- the PmUG01_08052600 gene encoding plasmoredoxin, putative has translation MCDVENPIQANSESSIEQKKFLKNYMNYLCYYENNEVKKIDSSYFHGKYLGLFFGASWCKYCVTFIDNLNSFKKNFPFIEIIYIPFDQTYKDYLNFLRNMHFYSLPFDNYLFICKKFQIKNLPAFMVIAPNNSILVKDAVQLIRTDAYINNFKSLIKNYIIQPSTFKHNNRFFDLFSS, from the coding sequence ATGTGTGACGTGGAGAATCCCATTCAAGCGAACAGCGAGTCGAGTATTGAGCAAAAGaagtttttgaaaaattacatGAATTACTTGtgttattatgaaaataacgAAGTAAAGAAAATAGATTCCTCCTATTTCCATGGTAAATATCTAGGTTTATTTTTTGGGGCATCTTGGTGCAAATATTGTGTAACGTTTatagataatttaaatagttttaaaaaaaattttccatttattgaaataatttatattccaTTTGATCAAACGTATAAAGATTACTTAAACTTTTTAAGGAACATGCATTTTTACAGCTTACCCTttgataattatttatttatttgcaaaaaatttcaaataaaaaacttaCCAGCCTTTATGGTTATCGCTCCAAATAACAGTATTCTAGTAAAGGACGCTGTCCAACTAATTAGAACCGATGCATACATAAACAACTTCAAGTCgctaataaaaaattacataatacAACCAAGTACCTTCAAACATAACAATCGCTTTTTTGATTTGTTCAGCAGTTAG
- the PmUG01_08052300 gene encoding phosphatidylethanolamine-binding protein, putative, translated as MFILKCSILLYCFFCAKLTFAKIELIQSDFGIEKCNSEKVEALDEKFYEKDCGGENLLPSVEWLDKNSSTKSYAITITSRNHLNTIMVHFIAWNVPAYINLINHSTKFEEINAITGLNSYNKKIYEGPCSNSIQNNEPSECMKFTLYALKNEFIELSEDADYYELMAYLKKMSRTEKIVVDSLSLSSLFIPKRRVSN; from the exons atgtttattttaaagtgttccattttgttatattgttttttttgcgCGAAATTGACTTTTGCGAAAATCGAGTTAATACAGTCag ACTTTGGCATCGAAAAATGCAACTCCGAAAAAGTAGAAGCGCTAGATGagaaattttatgaaaaggACTGTGGAGGTGAGAATTTATTACCATCTGTTGAATGGTTAGATAAAAATAGCTCAACAAAGTCTTATGCCATTACAATAACTAGTAGGAATCATTTGAATACCATTATGGTTCATTTCATAGCATGGAATGTACcagcatatataaatttaataaaccATTCTACAAAATTTGAAGAAATAAATGCAATTACAGGTTTAAATtcatataacaaaaaaatatatgaaggtCCTTGCTCTAATAGTATACAGAATAACGAGCCGAGTGAATGCATGAAATTTACCCTGTATGCATTAA AAAATGAGTTTATAGAACTATCAGAAGACGCAGATTACTACGAATTAATGGCATATCTTAAAAAGATGAGCAGGACTGAGAAAATTGTTGTCGACAGCTTATCTCTATCCTCACTCTTCATACCAAAAAGAAGAGTTTCAAATTAA
- the IMC1a gene encoding inner membrane complex protein 1a, putative, whose product MFNACKINSNCCREESDKTKKCMIEENQVLYDEQLIEDNGGLKKIIEGEPDQSKAVEISQHTEREYVAITAYQPVDIVTRTVEVPFVRTIETTVPKITYESKIREVPKYYSKIIEKVIEIPEVKYVDKIVDVPRIQYCYKYVPKVEFKENIIKKPVFEKKIVEKIVEVPKVKEMKRFQEVETVEYVIKYVPKSTNEYENEQREKKVHNRNEDLDREMKESKEEHKEDNAQNVENLQNQHNVENMASYDLYSPKDKTDGAKLIRTIPTDLNENFYIHPKVLLNEKNMSTGIQEMYPYIFTRSLQNGEEKKQDTTMPSFGLRNELSMMQLQEKNNSILHTPRIEQVFKPKIVKNIEVQKHVPISVDVPVPYMVPKPVVVNVEVPVLKFRDTFVPVPVRRKIIPKIKWISDVYQVDCIKERPYLKIQDIIKPIPCDVDIKYWKYMEKACAINPNELPQDDVHAMWMRVNAHLAEKKKKEYGDLYPYYRNENGEINFSKEKQDGSDSEGYSEEGGESAKEEFNENYEGERGAEENKELEKENENVEEDERNEEKAEVDENNYIVSEEEGNYRGDEDISNKNKMEENIYRENIQIVRNGNNNIGQNDTKCSGEQKKQNGQGSQNEEAQIEYKETNSERGKVNSEKNIFLNNKKNETLYTQNEDKSTNVCCQNTKCYDNSAQKNEEKCNFECMDEFINEMKKRENLEEQPIASLYPSHPLAMTYLQNKWIHADTLRTHELYNDNFIKANINANFNLQSGNAVVSDIMRNKDFLQSANPIIAPFRPGNMRHIENYYNNVIIQNIREENNKFPNNRYIQMTQEKDAIRIQMNENMKSYSKGEKSDSEDNQCCNYFCKN is encoded by the exons atgtttaatgcatgcaaaataaatagtaattGTTGTAGGGAAGAAAGTgataaaacgaaaaaatgtATGATCGAAGAAAACCAAGTCCTGTATGATGAACAGTTAATAGAAGATAATGGAggacttaaaaaaattatagaaggAGAACCGGACCAGTCAAAAGCTGTAGAGATCAGTCAACACACAGAGAGAGAATAC GTTGCTATAACTGCGTACCAACCAGTTGATATTGTGACAAGAACGGTTGAAGTTCCCTTTGTTCGAACAATTGAAACAACTGTCCCTAAAATAACATATGAAAGTAAAATTAGAGAAGTTCCAAAGTATTATTccaaaataatagaaaag GTTATTGAAATTCCAGAAGTGAAATATGTAGACAAAATTGTTGACGTGCCAAGAATTCAGTACTGCTATAAATATGTCCCGAAAGTAGAATTCAAAGagaatattataaagaaaccagttttcgaaaaaaaaattgtagaaAAAATTGTAGAAGTCccaaaagtaaaagaaatgaaaagatTTCAGGAGGTCGAGACAGTGGAATATGttataaa GTACGTTCCAAAAAGTACGAATGAGTATGAAAACGAACAAAGGGAAAAGAAGGTGCATAACAGAAATGAAGATTTAGACCGTGAAATGAAAGAATCTAAGGAAGAACATAAAGAGGATAATGCACAAAATGTagaaaatttacaaaatcaACACAATGTGGAAAATATGGCAAGTTATGATTTGTACTCACCAAAAGATAAAACAGATGGTGCAAAGTTAATTAGAACCATTCCTACTGATCTTAATGAAAATTTCTACATACATCCAAAAGTGTTACTTAATGAGAAGAACATGTCAACTGGTATACAGGAGATGTATCCTTACATCTTTACTAGGTCATTGCAAAAtggagaagaaaaaaaacaagataCTACTATGCCTTCTTTTGGTTTACGTAATGAGCTATCAATGATGCAACTACAAGAAAAGAACAATTCCATTTTACACACACCTAGAATTGAACAAGTGTTTAAAccaaaaattgtaaaaaatatagaagtaCAAAAACATGTTCCTATTTCTGTTGATGTTCCAGTACCTTATATGGTACCAAAACCTGTCGTTGTTAATGTAGAAGTCCCTGTTTTGAAATTTAGAGATACATTTGTGCCTGTACCAGtcagaagaaaaattataccaAAAATTAAGTGGATATCAGATGTTTATCAAGTAGATTGTATAAAAGAAAGACCATATTTGAAAATCCAGGATATCATAAAACCAATCCCTTGCGATGTTGATATTAAATATTGgaaatatatggaaaaagcGTGTGCAATTAACCCGAATGAGTTACCACAAGATGATGTTCACGCAATGTGGATGCGAGTTAATGCTCACCTAGctgagaaaaagaaaaaggagtATGGCGACTTGTACCCATATTATAGAA ATGAAAATGGGGAAATCAATTTCAGCAAAGAGAAACAGGACGGAAGTGACAGTGAGGGATACTCAGAGGAAGGAGGGGAAAGTGCTAAGGAAGAATTTAACGAAAATTATGAAGGTGAAAGAGGAGCTGAGGAAAACAAAGAGTTGGAGAAAGAGAATGAAAATGTAGAAGAAGATGAAAGAAATGAGGAGAAGGCAGAAGTGGATGAAAATAACTATATAGTTTCAGAGGAAGAAGGAAACTATAGAGGGGACGAGGACATAagtaataagaataaaatggAAGAGAACATATATAGAGAAAATATCCAAATTGTTAgaaatggtaataataatattggcCAAAATGATACAAAATGTAGTGGTGAacaaaagaaacaaaatggGCAAGGAAGCCAAAACGAAGAGGCACAAATTGAATATAAGGAAACAAATAGTGAAAGGGGAAAAGtaaattcagaaaaaaatatatttcttaataataaaaaaaatgaaactttGTATACACAAAATGAAGATAAAAGCACTAATGTATGTTGTCAAAATACGAAATGCTATGATAATAGtgcacaaaaaaatgaagagaaaTGTAATTTTGAATGTATGgatgaatttataaatgaaatgaaaaaaagagaaaatttaGAGGAACAACCAATTGCATCTTTATATCCTTCTCACCCACTTGCTATGACGTATTTGCAGAACAAATGGATTCATGCGGATACCTTAAGAACACATGAACtttataatgataattttattaaagcaAATATTAATGCAAACTTCAATTTACAAAGTGGAAATGCTGTAGTTTCTGATATTATGCGTAATAAGGATTTTTTACAAAGTGCTAACCCTATTATAGCTCCCTTCAGGCCTGGTAATATGAGACatatagaaaattattacaacAATGTGATCATTCAAAACATAAgggaagaaaataataaattccCGAATAACAGATATATTCAAATGACACAGGAAAAGGATGCCATCAGAATTCaaatgaatgaaaatatgaaaagttATAGCAAAGGAGAAAAGAGCGATTCGGAGGACAACCAATGCTGTAACTATTTTTGCAAAAACTGA
- the PmUG01_08052400 gene encoding IBR domain protein, putative, whose translation MNIPKENTSTKLEVTIEFGKDKKLKVVKKLISNNNVRNVDNNISNDNRNSNSSSNSNDNSNSNRNSNRNSNRNSNRNSNRNSNRNSNSSSNSSSNSSSNYKIKEEPTQSLFSQENYEEGMKIYLEYFKKNFTKYQENSIYNVHNTTDIKQKMKETISDLMNLINVEYDYAYHFLKAYNFNSDNLIEAWFKNSKDVLMKSDLCHIMEKEIMNEKGGYAIPTGNNASDTDEGGHYVNASNQVDHRDNTLLVPQLGDTGKRQKYTCPVLLNEYDMKDTYALNCGHRYSKECWLRYLETSLSTDFEENVIIKKCIHLDCKEIAKMKDWKCICTEKLYEKYEQILVQIFINKSYNLKKCPNVNCEYIIESIMLKNNNVVCKCGFNFCFLCSHEFHRPVTCTLIKQWKELQIKDDHNIKWISIHTKKCPNCNKSIEKASGCMNVKCICSFSFCWLCLESWNNHKGGFYKCNKYIENNKTNENEMNKEQKEQQEQKEQEQKEQEQKEQEQKEQEQKEQEQKEQEQKEQEQKEQEQQEPQEQKEQKEQKQKEQKEQVKRNYHSILNKYNHFKTRFDAHQHGEEFSISTQLLFLHNFCKSNNIQLHKMKTFEDSIIQTIKCRQILKWSYAFAYFSNWKDENQKYFFEYHQGELEKNLDMLQRKTENIDIYQFINNRYDKNVREIEELIKVVHVFFKNICDFIESNFS comes from the coding sequence ATGAACATAccaaaagaaaatacaagTACCAAATTGGAAGTCACAATCGAATTTGGAAAGGATAAAAAACTAAAGGTTGTTAAAAAGTTGATAAGTAATAACAATGTAAGAAATGTCGACAATAATATCAGTAATGATAATAGAAACAgcaatagtagtagtaatagtaatgataatagtaacagtaatcGTAACAGTAATCGTAACAGTAATCGTAACAGTAATCGTAACAGTAATCGTAACAGTAATcgtaacagtaatagtagCAGTAATAGTAGCAGTAATAGTAGCagtaattacaaaataaaagaagagcCAACTCAATCACTCTTCAGTCAGGAGAATTATGAAGAAGgcatgaaaatttatttagaatattttaaaaaaaattttacaaagtATCAAgaaaatagtatatataatgtacataACACTACGGacattaaacaaaaaatgaaagaaactATTTCTGACCTAATGAACCTAATAAATGTTGAGTATGATTACGCATACCATTTTTTGAAAGCCTATAACTTCAATTCGGATAATTTGATTGAGGCATGGTTTAAAAATTCGAAAGATGTTCTTATGAAGTCCGATCTTTGTCATATaatggaaaaagaaattatgaaCGAAAAAGGTGGCTATGCTATCCCTACAGGGAATAACGCAAGTGATACAGATGAAGGAGGGCATTATGTAAACGCTTCAAATCAAGTAGACCATAGAGACAATACGCTTCTGGTCCCCCAACTCGGTGATACAGGCAAAAGGCAAAAATACACCTGCCCAGTTTTATTAAACGAATACGATATGAAAGACACATATGCCTTAAATTGTGGTCATAGGTACTCCAAAGAATGTTGGTTAAGATATTTAGAAACGTCTCTAAGTACTGATTTTGAAGAGaatgtaattattaaaaaatgtatacatcTAGACTGCAAAGAGATAGCCAAAATGAAAGACTGGAAATGTATTTGTACCGAAAAAttgtatgaaaaatatgaacagatcttagtacaaatatttataaacaaaagttataatttaaaaaaatgtccAAACGTAAATTGTGAATATATCATAGAATCAATTAtgctaaaaaataataatgttgtATGCAAATGTGGCTTTAACTTTTGTTTTCTTTGCTCTCATGAATTTCATAGACCTGTCACTTGTACTCTCATTAAACAGTGGAAAgaattacaaataaaagatGATCATAACATTAAATGGATTagtatacatacaaaaaaatgccCCAATTGTAATAAATCAATCGAAAAAGCGTCAGGATGTATGAATGTAAAATGTATTTGTAGCTTCAGTTTTTGTTGGTTATGTTTAGAGAGTTGGAATAACCATAAAGGGGggttttataaatgtaacaaatatattgaaaacaacaaaacaaatgaaaatgaaatgaacAAAGAGCAAAAAGAACAACAAGAACAAAAAGAACAAGAACAAAAAGAACAAGAACAAAAAGAACAAGAACAAAAAGAACAAGAACAAAAAGAACAAGAACAAAAAGAACAAGAACAAAAAGAACAAGAACAAAAAGAACAAGAACAACAAGAACCACAAgaacaaaaagaacaaaaagaacaaaaacaaaaagaacaaaaagaacaagtaaaaagaaattatcaTTCTATTCTTAACAAATACAATCATTTTAAAACCAGATTTGATGCTCATCAGCATGGAGAAGAATTCTCTATAAGCACTCAGTTACTGTTCCTTCACAATTTCTGTAAATCGAATAATATACAACTACATAAAATGAAAACCTTCGAAGATTCTATAATACAAACTATTAAATGTAGACAAATATTGAAATGGTCCTATGCCTTTgcttatttttctaattggAAAGATGAAAatcagaaatattttttcgaaTATCATCAAGGAGAActagaaaaaaatttggaCATGTTACAACgaaaaacagaaaatatagatatatatcaatttataaataatagataTGACAAAAACGTTAGAGAAATTGAGGAGTTGATCAAAGTAGTCCATGtgttctttaaaaatatttgtgaCTTCATTGAAAGCAATTTTAGCTAG
- the BCKDH-E2 gene encoding lipoamide acyltransferase component of branched-chain alpha-keto acid dehydrogenase complex, putative, translating to MIFQNIKNVLKRINVTRRNNVGRYLGTSRLNFKIVKCKLFDIGEGISEVEITQWNKNEGDQVSEMESLLTVQSDKAAVDITSKYSGVLVKKYANEKDLIKVGSYFCEIDTEDDVNETNEDEKREKVEEGNQTDEDKDDEKIELKDELDIESSSELNAGEWIQGKSNSFGSYEEGKQKMSVKASPGVKKKAMEYNLDINTIGAYFNKDTVNMKDIEIYHKKKNQSDFENLRNSSSSSSSCSNSRDNRSIIEEVPLKGIKLAMCKSMNDALSIPLFHLNEMYNVENIVKSRKEIKKSVHEKENINITLTSILIKLISNTLKEFPILNSKFNSKKNSYTIYKNHNICIAMDTPNGLLVPNIKNVEEKNIINIQKDLILLRDKANQMRLSKSDITDGTITISNFGAISGTFATPIIFDNQACIIGISKIQKNIFLKDESKELNSLSDLVASDTMNLTYGADHRFIDGATLAQFSKKLKKVIESTVTIDPYEH from the coding sequence ATGATATTtcaaaacataaaaaatgtacttAAACGAATAAATGTAACACGTAGGAATAATGTAGGGCGTTACTTAGGTACTAGTAGACTTAACTTTAAAATTGTTAAGTGCAAATTATTTGATATAGGAGAAGGTATATCAGAAGTGGAAATAACGCAATGGAATAAGAATGAAGGGGATCAGGTTAGTGAAATGGAAAGTCTATTAACTGTTCAAAGTGACAAGGCAGCTGTTGATATTACAAGCAAATACAGTGGCGTACTTGTAAAGAAGTATGCAAATGAAAAAGATTTAATAAAAGTCGGTTCTTACTTTTGCGAAATAGATACCGAAGATGATGTCAATGAGACTAACGAAGatgaaaaaagggaaaaagtGGAAGAGGGAAACCAAACAGATGAAGATAAGgatgatgaaaaaatagaactAAAGGATGAATTAGACATAGAATCGTCAAGCGAATTAAATGCAGGAGAATGGATACAAGGTAAAAGTAATAGTTTTGGTTCATATGAAGAGGGCAAACAAAAAATGAGTGTTAAAGCTTCTCCTggtgttaaaaaaaaggcaatGGAATATAACTTAGATATTAATACTATAGGGGCATACTTCAATAAAGACACTGTTAATATGAAAGATATAGAgatttatcataaaaaaaaaaatcaaagtGATTTTGAAAACTTAAggaatagtagtagtagtagtagtagttgTAGCAACAGTAGGGATAATAGAAGTATAATAGAAGAAGTGCCATTGAAAGGAATAAAACTAGCAATGTGTAAAAGCATGAATGATGCATTGAGTATTccattatttcatttaaatgaaatgtaTAATGTTGAAAATATAGTAAAGTcaagaaaagaaattaaaaaaagtgtacatgaaaaagaaaatattaatattacattaaccagtatactaataaaattaatatcaaATACTTTGAAGGAATTTCCAATattaaattcaaaatttaactccaaaaaaaatagttacaCTATTTACAAGAAtcataatatttgtatagCTATGGATACACCTAATGGTTTGTTAGTAccgaatataaaaaatgtagaggaaaaaaatataataaatattcaaaaagaTTTAATACTTTTACGTGATAAGGCTAATCAAATGAGATTGAGCAAAAGTGATATAACTGATGGTACAATCACTATAAGTAATTTTGGGGCGATTTCTGGTACCTTTGCGACTCCTATAATTTTTGACAACCAAGCATGTATAATTGGAATAtcaaaaattcaaaaaaatatatttttaaaagatgaaAGTAAGGAGTTAAACTCTTTAAGCGATTTAGTGGCATCTGACACGATGAACTTGACTTATGGAGCAGATCACAGATTCATAGACGGAGCTACACTTGCTCAATTTTCgaagaaattgaaaaaagtaATTGAAAGCACAGTTACTATTGATCCATATGAACATTGA